A single genomic interval of Microbulbifer variabilis harbors:
- a CDS encoding MATE family efflux transporter translates to MSLSKSSPSLLEGSVSGHLQRLALPMVWGILAVMSFNIVDTYFVSQLGSAPLAAMSFTFPVVMVINSFSIGLGAGTSSAVARAYGAGDVGNVRRLVTDASVLALLISLLITVAGLLSIRPLFSLLGASEELMPLIEDYMVPWYIGTIFVIVPTIALSALRAIGNSALTGRIMVGVALFNVILDPILIFGLLGFPRLELQGAAIATVIVRAISFFFAFYYLIRRENLVAAPQWHFGTLVESWRKVLAVGLPAVLTNVIIPMAGGVVVALVAVHGDEAVAGLGVALRIEPVALIIFYALSAVVGPFMGQNAGAGNTDRLRETVSVLARFCLILGTGLAVLLYLIGEPVVRLFSDSPEVIAVAVAYLSLVPFSYAGYGFVMSANAAFNGLGRPLPATMISFLRVLGIYLPLAWVGNYFWGMTGLFAATAASNLLLGALSWWWLRHDTSKRSAEVDTTEPLSAS, encoded by the coding sequence ATGTCGCTATCTAAAAGCAGTCCCTCACTCCTAGAAGGCTCGGTTTCCGGCCACCTGCAGAGACTGGCTCTGCCCATGGTGTGGGGTATCCTCGCGGTAATGTCCTTCAATATCGTGGATACCTATTTTGTCTCACAGCTGGGCAGTGCCCCTCTAGCGGCTATGAGCTTCACCTTCCCGGTTGTAATGGTCATCAACAGTTTCTCCATTGGTCTCGGCGCCGGCACCTCCTCCGCGGTAGCCCGTGCCTACGGTGCCGGAGATGTAGGGAATGTGCGCAGATTAGTAACAGACGCCTCAGTATTGGCGCTCCTCATTTCTCTGCTGATTACTGTCGCCGGCTTGTTGAGCATTCGCCCTCTGTTTTCCCTGCTCGGTGCCAGCGAAGAGCTGATGCCACTGATTGAGGACTACATGGTGCCCTGGTACATCGGCACCATCTTCGTGATAGTCCCCACCATTGCCCTTTCGGCTCTGCGCGCTATCGGCAACAGCGCGCTGACCGGTCGAATCATGGTGGGGGTGGCCCTGTTCAATGTGATCCTCGATCCTATTCTGATTTTCGGCCTGCTAGGGTTTCCCCGGCTGGAATTACAGGGCGCAGCGATCGCCACTGTCATCGTGCGCGCCATCAGTTTCTTCTTCGCCTTCTATTATTTGATCCGCCGGGAAAATCTTGTGGCCGCGCCCCAATGGCACTTCGGTACCCTAGTCGAATCCTGGCGCAAAGTCCTCGCCGTGGGGCTGCCGGCGGTACTCACCAATGTCATTATCCCCATGGCCGGCGGTGTTGTAGTAGCACTGGTGGCCGTACACGGCGACGAGGCTGTGGCCGGACTCGGCGTGGCACTGCGTATCGAGCCAGTCGCCCTGATTATTTTTTATGCACTTTCTGCAGTCGTCGGCCCCTTTATGGGACAAAACGCCGGGGCCGGCAACACCGACCGGCTGCGGGAAACCGTCAGTGTATTGGCACGTTTCTGCCTGATACTGGGGACGGGGTTGGCGGTGCTGCTTTATTTGATCGGCGAGCCAGTAGTGCGCCTGTTCAGCGACTCCCCAGAAGTTATCGCCGTGGCTGTCGCCTACCTGAGCCTGGTGCCGTTTAGCTATGCCGGTTACGGTTTTGTAATGTCGGCCAATGCCGCCTTCAACGGCCTGGGTCGGCCATTGCCTGCAACCATGATCTCTTTCTTGCGGGTACTCGGTATCTATCTCCCCCTAGCGTGGGTCGGCAACTATTTCTGGGGCATGACCGGATTGTTTGCCGCTACCGCCGCATCCAACCTGTTGCTTGGCGCCCTATCCTGGTGGTGGCTGCGCCACGATACCAGCAAGCGCAGTGCGGAAGTCGACACAACAGAACCCCTATCGGCCAGTTAA
- a CDS encoding YHYH protein: protein MKRIEMLLPDQRSLLSCAIALTLITGALQGCGGGGSSSSDTEISSEGSDSSTGSNSGDDSNGDEDTGGGDSSTEDTGVWVVNTTGERAPYIYENNSNEQVLVNVQSVESVTVSGKEYTRVSASGIPDYEILITENILSALLTRPKVNSDFLNGSPNVQLGDFISFGQDIGYRSNASCGAEAGYGFWPPGPVCPENVSHQGYIPKSPEAATEDCETSLGVQGYWVNGTSIYQWSDGQSVNNTWHTLAPLAEVYDVDVCGGHAANGDYHHHFYSDCLANLVGDVGDAHSPIYGYTADGYPIYGPWEGDGQLAISSWAIRDYDDPSSETGCGVAGERSCLLVDEYDTSKGVANTNNTGPSTNGSYTSLSGNEFDTTAGFFYEDYYWDPELSAQGDAYLDQYNGHTDEERGYHYHLTVTLSDDAQLVPAFPFTFGPRFYGKLDEQTIVNRCSSTIGR from the coding sequence ATGAAAAGAATAGAAATGCTCCTCCCGGACCAGCGCTCGCTTTTATCCTGCGCCATCGCCCTTACACTGATCACCGGTGCCTTACAGGGATGCGGTGGCGGAGGGAGTTCTTCCTCTGATACAGAAATCAGCAGCGAGGGCAGTGATTCCTCAACCGGCAGCAACAGCGGTGATGACAGCAATGGGGACGAAGACACTGGAGGAGGCGACAGCAGTACGGAAGACACTGGGGTCTGGGTCGTCAATACCACCGGAGAGCGCGCGCCCTATATCTACGAGAACAACAGTAATGAGCAAGTTCTGGTCAATGTGCAGAGTGTTGAATCTGTTACTGTAAGCGGCAAGGAATACACCCGGGTATCCGCAAGCGGAATTCCCGACTACGAAATTCTGATCACCGAAAATATCCTCAGTGCCCTGCTCACCCGCCCCAAGGTTAACAGTGATTTCCTAAACGGCAGCCCCAATGTTCAACTGGGTGACTTCATCAGTTTTGGTCAGGATATCGGTTATCGCAGCAACGCCTCCTGTGGTGCCGAAGCAGGCTATGGCTTCTGGCCCCCCGGCCCTGTCTGCCCGGAGAATGTCTCGCATCAGGGCTACATCCCCAAATCCCCGGAAGCTGCAACAGAGGACTGTGAAACTAGCCTCGGCGTGCAGGGCTACTGGGTAAATGGCACCTCTATCTATCAGTGGAGCGACGGCCAGTCTGTCAACAACACCTGGCACACCCTAGCCCCTCTGGCCGAAGTCTATGATGTGGATGTCTGTGGTGGTCATGCCGCCAACGGTGATTACCATCATCATTTCTACAGCGACTGCCTGGCAAATCTGGTGGGGGATGTAGGTGATGCCCACTCACCAATTTATGGTTATACCGCCGACGGCTACCCGATTTATGGGCCCTGGGAAGGCGACGGACAATTGGCAATAAGCAGCTGGGCAATACGCGACTACGACGATCCCAGCTCAGAAACCGGTTGTGGCGTCGCCGGCGAGCGCTCATGCCTATTGGTTGACGAATACGACACTAGCAAGGGCGTTGCAAATACCAACAATACCGGCCCATCCACCAACGGCAGTTATACCTCCCTATCCGGTAACGAATTCGATACTACGGCCGGCTTTTTTTACGAAGACTATTACTGGGATCCTGAACTGTCAGCCCAGGGTGATGCATACCTGGACCAGTACAACGGCCATACAGATGAAGAACGCGGCTACCATTATCACTTGACTGTCACACTTAGCGATGACGCCCAATTGGTGCCCGCATTCCCCTTCACTTTTGGACCACGCTTTTACGGAAAACTGGATGAGCAAACCATTGTAAACCGGTGTTCTTCAACCATTGGGCGCTGA
- the rimI gene encoding ribosomal protein S18-alanine N-acetyltransferase, with amino-acid sequence MMLSNTKLDLRLAEETDCAALANLALSAHSHPWSETQYLQSLKDGHQCWLLSSGNETVACCVISQLFDEAEILDVAVVPQWRRHGLAETLLRRLIDERHKDIRRLLLEVRASNLAAQSLYRKLGFSEDGLRKNYYPAENGKRENAVLMSLALAEPQP; translated from the coding sequence ATGATGTTGTCCAACACCAAATTGGATTTACGTCTCGCCGAGGAGACTGACTGTGCCGCTCTGGCCAATCTGGCGCTCAGTGCCCACAGCCACCCCTGGAGTGAGACACAATATCTGCAAAGCCTAAAAGACGGGCACCAGTGCTGGCTTCTCAGCAGTGGCAATGAGACTGTCGCCTGCTGTGTAATCAGCCAGCTGTTTGACGAAGCGGAAATTCTCGATGTGGCCGTGGTACCCCAGTGGCGCCGGCATGGCTTGGCGGAAACGCTGTTGCGCCGCCTTATCGACGAGCGACACAAAGATATCCGGCGGCTATTGCTGGAGGTGCGGGCCTCCAATCTCGCCGCGCAGTCACTCTATCGCAAACTGGGTTTTTCTGAGGATGGCTTGCGCAAGAATTACTATCCCGCGGAAAACGGCAAACGCGAGAATGCTGTACTCATGAGCCTCGCCCTGGCAGAGCCGCAACCGTAG
- a CDS encoding YHYH protein, giving the protein MQEKESASLRWQLWRNTVLSALLSTLVSTSLMGCDQDDPDTPPKDDSGDNGGGNNGNHEPWILNTTGVRAPYIYESDSNEQVLVNIQSVESVMVDGKDYTLVTATGIPDYETEITDNLYGWLINRPKAATDFVSGSPIVQVGDVVSFGQDIGYRSNTQSCATSAGYGYWPPGPVCPENVSHQGYFPLAPEMSDENCESGLGAQGYWVNGTSIYQWSDGQVVDGTWHTLAPVAEKYDVDICGGHAARGDYHHHFYSRCLADLVGDSGGTHSPIYGFTADGYPIYGPWEADGELAISSWAIRNYDDPSAPSGCGIAGERSCLLIDEYDFTKGTEVLNNRGPSTSDIFTSLSGNTFITRSGFFYEDYYWDSVLTALGGAYLDQYNGHSDSERGYHYHLTVTQAEDGQLIPAFPYTFGPRFYGKLDSQTIVSVCSDEVGGGTPPGPPPR; this is encoded by the coding sequence ATGCAAGAAAAGGAAAGTGCATCGCTTCGCTGGCAACTGTGGCGCAACACAGTCCTGTCAGCTCTACTCTCGACCCTGGTTTCAACAAGCCTAATGGGCTGCGATCAGGACGACCCCGATACCCCTCCAAAAGATGATTCCGGAGATAATGGCGGCGGTAACAACGGGAACCACGAGCCCTGGATTCTGAACACCACTGGCGTCCGCGCACCCTATATCTACGAAAGCGATAGCAACGAACAGGTATTGGTGAACATCCAGAGTGTGGAGTCAGTCATGGTGGACGGCAAAGATTACACTCTGGTAACGGCGACAGGTATCCCCGATTACGAAACCGAAATCACCGACAACCTATACGGTTGGCTGATCAATCGCCCCAAGGCCGCCACTGATTTCGTCAGCGGTAGCCCCATTGTGCAGGTTGGCGATGTCGTCAGCTTTGGCCAGGATATCGGCTACCGCAGTAACACGCAGAGTTGTGCTACGAGTGCGGGATACGGCTACTGGCCTCCCGGTCCCGTGTGCCCTGAGAACGTCTCTCACCAAGGCTACTTCCCACTGGCACCAGAAATGTCCGATGAAAACTGTGAAAGCGGGCTTGGAGCACAGGGCTACTGGGTCAACGGCACTTCCATCTATCAGTGGAGCGATGGCCAGGTAGTGGATGGCACTTGGCACACCTTGGCACCGGTGGCAGAAAAGTACGATGTAGATATCTGCGGAGGCCATGCGGCTAGGGGGGATTACCATCACCATTTTTACAGCCGCTGCCTGGCGGATCTGGTTGGGGACTCAGGCGGTACTCACTCCCCGATTTACGGCTTTACCGCCGATGGCTATCCCATCTACGGCCCCTGGGAAGCCGATGGAGAACTGGCCATAAGCAGCTGGGCCATTCGCAATTACGACGACCCCAGCGCACCGAGTGGTTGCGGCATAGCCGGGGAGCGCAGCTGCTTGTTGATCGATGAGTACGATTTCACTAAAGGCACTGAAGTACTAAACAATAGAGGCCCCAGTACCAGTGATATTTTCACTTCTCTATCGGGCAATACGTTTATTACCAGGTCTGGTTTTTTCTATGAGGATTATTATTGGGACAGCGTCCTTACTGCGCTCGGCGGTGCCTATCTGGATCAATACAACGGTCACAGCGATAGTGAACGCGGTTACCACTATCACCTCACCGTGACCCAGGCCGAAGACGGGCAGCTTATTCCAGCCTTTCCCTATACCTTCGGGCCGCGCTTCTACGGCAAGCTGGATAGCCAGACGATCGTCAGTGTCTGTTCCGATGAGGTCGGGGGCGGTACTCCGCCGGGGCCCCCACCAAGGTAA
- a CDS encoding uracil-DNA glycosylase family protein, with product MNELQRAEYLSVLGIASYVPRFVLPLAPEPRQAKLPPAEPDTATDQPLPLASNPLPQSAAQIIDAPATKERDTVAAEINALTSSTNVQAPVKPTIAIPVAAPSQQVKPFVLNCWRLGETLLAVDSHEPGAALPLESLFGNIVRALNWHELPRQQERLHWPMAENRFGPAADASEARDTFSSWLEASCSRYPVRSIWLMGQEAQEFCTPQPLESDINHWDGIRILSIPSLSQLLQQPQRKRELWQLLRKAYPAETRAQ from the coding sequence GTGAACGAGCTGCAGCGAGCGGAATATCTATCGGTACTGGGTATAGCCAGCTATGTGCCGCGCTTTGTATTACCGCTCGCTCCCGAGCCCCGCCAGGCCAAGCTGCCGCCGGCGGAGCCTGATACCGCTACTGACCAGCCGCTGCCATTAGCTAGCAACCCCCTGCCGCAGTCTGCGGCACAGATTATTGACGCACCGGCAACCAAAGAGCGTGATACTGTCGCGGCGGAGATCAACGCACTAACTAGCTCGACAAATGTACAGGCTCCGGTAAAACCTACTATTGCCATACCGGTGGCAGCGCCGAGCCAGCAAGTGAAACCCTTTGTGCTCAACTGCTGGCGTCTCGGCGAAACCCTGCTGGCAGTAGACAGCCACGAGCCCGGTGCCGCACTGCCACTGGAGTCTCTGTTCGGCAATATCGTTCGAGCGCTTAACTGGCACGAGCTACCGCGCCAGCAAGAGCGTCTGCATTGGCCAATGGCAGAAAACCGCTTCGGCCCGGCGGCAGACGCCTCGGAGGCCCGCGATACCTTTTCCAGTTGGCTGGAGGCCTCCTGCTCGCGCTATCCAGTGCGGTCGATCTGGTTGATGGGGCAAGAAGCACAGGAATTCTGTACACCTCAGCCCCTGGAAAGCGATATCAACCACTGGGATGGTATACGCATCCTTTCCATCCCCAGTCTGTCGCAACTGCTACAACAGCCGCAACGCAAGCGCGAACTCTGGCAGCTGCTGCGCAAAGCCTATCCCGCAGAGACCCGCGCTCAATGA